The Mangifera indica cultivar Alphonso unplaced genomic scaffold, CATAS_Mindica_2.1 Un_0001, whole genome shotgun sequence genomic interval ATTTCAAGCATAACTTTAATTTCTGCTAATGACTTGGCTTAGAACATCGTACATGTGCTTATCAAACCTTGAGAATTCATCATTATCGTCATCATCCTCATTACCTTCTACTTTATAATCTTCATCCATGCTGTCGTCATTATTATCATCGTTATAATTCTCACCAAACTTTTGGAAACTTTGCGATTGTGCTCATTTGTTTGTCGGATGGTCCTCTATTTTTTCCTCATGAACATTTTTAGTTTGTTGATTGTTCCTTCTGTCAATTGGACTCTCAATAACATAGAGCATGATCGATCCTTGTAAACTTCTTACTTAAACCATCAAATATTCTAGATCATCATCTTCTACAATCTCCATTAGGCTACATTACTTAgcataaatatatgcatatttgaTTGACTTTGATCGAATCTTAGACGATAGCTTATTCTCActatgaatccttcaaaattaaCACTTGTGTCAATACACATCTCTCTCTCAGTCTCACTAACATATCTCATCGCATTATCATCACCTGAAATCCATTGCCCTTTCATAACAAAtcttaaatgcaatttttttatcttgacttaaaataaatctaacatAAAAACACCTGTATTTAAACCTTGGGTGTTATAACACATGCGATGGATTGGTGTTGGTATTAAACACCTGTATTTAAACTGCTTTTTACATGTGGAACTAGGGAGGTTGGCAAAAAGCCAAGGGTTGGCAGTGATGCCAACCCCTAGCTTTCCTCCAGCCTAttcttcatttgatttttatacagacctagattttcatatttttaacaatcaatacaacattataataacattaaacaatacaaaaacatgaaattataatattaaacaatcaataatatgaaattacaataaaattatatttcacatgaagtcaaAAACATGAATCTACcgtacattatttgattttcaattgttaaacaagaaaacacaTAGCATAAGGGCTTGAATCAAAACTAATCaaaatgtggatgattttgttgtgaaatctttgtaacaaatgtgaattttctaaaaacatttggcaattttcgtctctccctctcttgtgtccaagttaaatattttataatggctaatgatttatttctttaaatttctcTTATGGGTTTTACTATTTAATCACAGGTGTCTTAtctgttaaatatttttttcatattgtaaATGTTCCTTCTCTTGTTGGAAGGCTAacgaaaaagagagagattactattgtggtatttttgtttagggtttgagATGAGtagtttatatgtatatacggtttaaaaaagggtaaaatattcaatatccctcaatttaattttcaaactatagGCTTTTATTCTTGGCCCATCATCTgggctttttaatttttgagtagtgttatatatataattttatgtataaataatcatgtgctattatatgattaaacagttaaaaattaaagataaaacaatactcaatcatatagtgacatatcattatttgtatacaaaagttatgtatatagtattattattaattttgagcaTAGGATGATGTTTTaactataaaactatatatacatatttttaatacataattaggtatacatataatatattattatatgattaaatgattttgaattgaaaataaaataacactcaattatattataatacattatatatgtatccaaattatttttaaaaattacatatatataatattatttgatgatttaattatattatttcaaaattgataatttaattactatatgaataattgatattattatatattcgCATTgttatctatatttataaataaagtacAATGCTATATAACCTTATTATTAGTgacaatgatatgtcattggACAGTCACACCCATCTACTACCCAAATCACCCCTTGAGacgtattattattatatcgCCTAAGGTTTATTGAATCCCAAAATTAACAGTCAATTAAAATtgtgagcagttaaaattaacagtcaATTAAAATTGAacgtataattgtcatttaacctttaatatttaaaaataaatttttacttcatttttcatcttagatttaaaaattaacaattcccttaccaaagttttgaaaagtgactgtTTCACCCTTGgggtttatttttttccccAGAATTtccttctctctccctcttggtGCTCTCTCCCTTTCTAACGATCTCTCTCTCCTCCAGATTGTTTGTGTCACTCATTTGCATTGCATGAATTATTCATGACTTCTACTGGTGCATGACAAAAGACAAATTTGTGAGTTTGATTCATGCAACGGAAGGTAGATCTCTATGACAGATCGGTCAATGAACGTGATAGAAGgcataaaatatatttgcttCTTTGATGCTCTCTTTGTGAGAACATTCGATTTGGAGGAGTGAGAGATTGttaaagagggagagagagccAATAGGGAGAAAAAGTGTAAGAGAAAACAAGCAATGGAGCCAGTTCTAGTGGTTGAAAAttgtgagaaagaaaaataaactctaagggtgaaaatattactttttaaaactttgggtgaaagaaaattgttaatttttaaacctatgTGCATAAGATTGTGcacattatttataaacaaagttttattGTATGTTATTTATGTAACAAAGCTATGCATAGTTGTAATGAATATCAATATAGGTTCTAGTAATACTATgttcttatataattaaaattttgatttaagaaTAGGCTAGAAggcttgttcccacccaaggtctgTTGAATCCTCAAAGTAGTAcccacaaaatattgaaaatttaaactctcacttatgagtagttaaaattaataaaatcagttaaatttaaaggtataattgtcatttaacctttaatattaaaaacaaatttatcacattttctcaaagacatattactatatgatcgaattttttttatctctaatttaaaacagtcaaattatataatgatatattattatttatttattaaattgtatatattatttgtatataaattatatacattatttatgtacataatacatctcaataatatattatattgagatattttattaaaatttaattttaatctatcAATAGAGAATGTTTTTAATACTTTGGTATTTATCGATGCCGAAGTATCAATTTTAAGAGTAGTATTAATAGTTgagtaatatcatatatataactatgtataacttttatataaaattttatatacaaataataatatatccttatattgttaaaaaattaaaaattaaatataaatcaatactaaattatataataaaatgtcataatttatacacaaaaattatgcGTATAATTCTTTTTTGGTTAATAATTACCCTATGACATTGGatttcaatttcaacttaatatttatttatcaccccacacacaaaaataaagaaaaatagtacTCTTTAATAGAGTATCCATAATGTTTCCAAATATATCATGAGATTGaccatttcaatttttatttttaatattaaaattatgtatataaataatatctacaattttaagattgaatagtattttatatttaacttaaTACTAactaattagataataatatataattgtttatgtaaaatattgtatgcataatattattcttttttaaaatataatttcataaaatattatatacatagtttAAAAATAGActcctaaagtttaaaaaatgtatcacATGTTAACCATTTTACCTTatcattttgaatttcaaagtttaaaaagctTATCAAGGACACCCCCTTtgtcttaattttaatatgagcaatactatgtgtacccactttggatacacaaatatatatatattcatatatgttatcatatgattagttattattttattcttaattcaaaatcatccaatcacatgatgacacatataaatgtatatacatttatgtacccaaagtgggtacatatagttttattgttttaatatattgtcATTAGTTTAACACAACACTTTTGATAAAACTAAAGGACTCAGTTTTTAGGTGGTGATAGAATTCTCCTGATGTCTTCTCCATTTTAAACCATCTTTTCCGTTCTCTTTTCTTCcattatttagagataaaataaaaaaataattaattattaataatattttcatcttttatatgtttttaaataattaatatcatgtttAAACAAATAAGGGTAATATGGTCATTTTAGTCTCTACAATTACATTTGaatccattttttattaataaaattaaattttaaataagtgtgatttatacttttaaaagttaaaaaaaacataGTACATCACTATTTAtggtttattttaaagttaaagacaTGCCATGCCGCAATTATAAACCAATATAAATAGCCATGCAAAATagtcaaaagaaaagaaactaaaatttgaaggGTTGGTCAAAAAAGTAAAGGAAAAAGTAATCTTATCCATCTATGAAAATGATTTATCCAACggccaataattttttaactttttcctGTGGCCATAGGTCCCACtcctttgaaatttgaattttgaaaataaaataggcAGCTTCTTCCATTGGTGATTTCCTACAGAAGGTTCAAGGAAATTACAACTAAGAAAGTCCCATCCAAGACCTAACACCGACATATAACTTGAAATAGTGGCATACAAGTAATTTAccttattacctttaactaattTACTCCATAATCTAAGTCAAATCTGATAATGAAACACAGCAGAAAGGTGTTTCAAAGGGTgttaatttataaatctaaCTAGAATgaactttttcaaattcaattctatAGTCAGAATACACCTTTCTACCCCAGACATGGTAAAAGGTTAAAGGGTCTAAGGCTTGACTCAAATCCCCGTTAAAATGGTATGATCTGAAAAGATATGACTCGACCCATGGGCTGATTGGGTCGTGTCATAGGTTAATTTAACTCGaaattataatagtaatttttaaaataaatcattttttttcaaatttaaaatactattatgGTTGCTTTGGCACCGCAAAAGCCATTTGGTTAGTAACGATTATCCTAACtaaattaagtattttttaaatttatttctttaattttttcttatataaccCCCTCCCTCCCAAAATTCTTACAAACGCTTTCAATTTCTCAATCTTTCATTGTTTTCAATCTTACATTCTCTCATAAATTTCTCATTCTCAAAGTCTTTGAAttagtaattaatatttatctgtgtttaagatttagtttttgtttcgatttttttaatcaattattatttttcattgatcaaaatattttaaaactaggctcaaattcaaataaatttaattcatttaaatattataacattgattatattattaactATGCATGTTGAATAGGAGTATGAGTACCAACAAGTGAAAGTCGATACCCAATGCTCATTAGGAAAAGAAGAAAGCTAAAATCTAAGGTATAAGATCACATCGatcaaatacaaaaaacaaTCAAATGAAGAGTAATTCAACAAGTAGTGTGTAGATACTATAGTTGATGTTTAAAATGTGTTAATTTATGTGGTATCGATCATCTTTACCAATATATTACACATTATTGTGAAAAAATTTTACACgagataaaaagataataacaaattattttcacTAGATCATGATTTATTGGTATCGATGTCAATGTAGTAAAAGCTTCAAGTGATTTCAGACATGTTAGAGAAATGTCCAATTTCATTTATgatcaaacaaatatattatccattaatcaaggaaaaacaattagaaaattacaagaaaaatgaataaaaaaatctcaGTCAAACCTATTTTGAATCAGTTTGACCCCATATTGTTACTCTAGATGGGTTAGCTACAATCTGGCCACTGTGTCCCCCGATTGCGCAACAACGATCTAGTCGCCACTTGGCCGAATTGTGCCATCAAAAGGTGGCAAGGGAAAGAatgggaagaaaagaaaagcaaggaagagaaagagaagaaaataagagaaaagaaagagaggagaaaaagagaaaggagagtaAGGAAGGAGAAGCAAATTGGGTAGGAGACAGGACGAGAAAAGATACAGAAGAAAAACatgtgaggaagaagaaaatcaagAGAGAAGGAGAATGAAAGAGAGCAAGAGCCGAgaaaaaggttttaaaaaaaaaaaaaggaaaataatatttttgcctTTCCATCATTAAATTTCCGTTATCAAAGTTAAGAATTGGGTAGGAGTTTGCTAGTTTTCCATTCAGTGGACGAAAACATAATCGGGCCAAACTTCAAGAGGAACAATATGATTTGCTTTTGCATAATATAATCCCCCTTTTATCACAAGGAGCATAATTTGTTATAAcaatttctattatttaaatagtaatattatatatttaaaaatatcattatttgattgagtattattttatctttaatttaaaataaattaattatgtaataagacatataaatatgtatatatttgtatacttaaaatgaatacacataattttattattatttaaaacaaataaagaaattgtGATGTTGTGTTTTCTcctaatttattgttaattgaaTATATAGCAAAATTAGAGAATTTTTACATTTGCTGCAACATTTGTTAATATTGGGGGCACTACTAAAAGCCTTTTTTCTCATGAAAACAATAGAGTTTAACATAAAAACTTATGATTTGTCATATGTTATAAACATTACAAAAATGGGAAGAGTAAATTATAGGTGAAGAAAGAAGGGTGAAATTTTACactattttataaacaaaactaagttcagccattttttttttttaaagataaaaaatggaggttaaaaatccaaaaaaacaaacatagaaAACAGAGACATTAATTTAAACGTATAGCTTTAATGttttttgtcaaaataataCCTGGTAACCTCCTTGGTGGATCTTAAAGTTTAGCCCTTTCTTTTGCTTTAGATTATGCACATCAAAGTCATGGACAGAGTAAAATCCCATGACAGACATATTActaaagataaaagaagaatCAAATTAGTCATAAACATGTACAATTGATGTTACAGAATATGTAACTTATAATACAGCAAGTTAAAACATGAAACATTACACTTATTGAGTATGGACTACAATGATGCTATCATGTAATTCTGATATGTTTTCAGCATCTGTTTTAGTTCTTGCTAATGATAAACATGGTTGATAGCACAGATAATTAAAAACATACTGTCAAAGTTTTGGAATCTTCAATGCAGTGTCTTCAACTGAATAAGCAACCCTAGAAACAACAACAGTACTGACTACTGAGTACACTGAATAGGCTAGACTCATGCCATGTGTTGCAGGATAACTGCAGTGTAATAACAAGTTAAATCTGAACTAATTTGAGAGGCcttttcaaagttgaataaACTTTGATTTGCAGGGAGTAATTTAACAACAGAGATACATAGCAATAAAGTCATTTTCATATGGAAGCATTAATATCAACACCAACATATCCAATGATGATGGAGTTTCTGAGCACTTAGCAAGATTAACATAAGTTTTCCATGTAAAATAActgaaaacaaatcaaaatacaaTGTTGTAGTTATACCACAATACCACTCCTTTTCATGAAGTTTAGATAAGAAGGGCAGGGGAAaagaattaaggataaaaaattctCCATCACATACAAGATACTCCCAGAAAAAGGAAACCGAAAAAaccctggaaaaaaaaaaaaaactaagataATACAAGccttttcatttttaaactaTCTGAAAATCAGATCCAAAGAACAATAAAGCAAACACAATTAAGTGCATGATAGTCCTCAATATACCTGCCTGCTAGTCAGGCTAAAGTGGTTACTTCCTCTACTTCTGGTTGCTAGTCGGCTTCTTCTTGAGTAAGTTTCCAAACTTCCTCATAAaaggtttcttcttcttctgctgtaGCTGCTTTGTTGGTGAGGTTGCGCCATCCTCAACATGTTCTGTGGACGATAGTCCATTTATCTGATCAATTTCACTGCCATCCACCTTCGAATTCACTTCCTCTTCAAATGATTCCTTCTCCAGTTCTCTGTCGGGAGAAAACTCCTTTTCAATTTTGCAGCTCTCCCACATCTTGAACTCAACTTCGACTGaatcatcttctttctctttgctCTCATCTTCTTTCGGTTTTCCATTGCCATTCTCAACTTTGGCAGCAACCTTTTCAACGGTCTCATCATTGAagccattatttttttctttaggatcttcttttttctcttccttgGTTGGATGTGGTGGAAGGTCCATTTTAGACTTGTCTTCACTAGCATGTCCATTCTCTTCAGAGAATTCAACAACCTTTGGAAGGAGATCATAGTCTTTCTCACTATCTGTAAGCTCACCATTTTCCTCAGTTTGCTTTTTGGTCAAAGCTTCTTCAAGCAACTTAGACAATTCCTCAACTTTCTTAAGAGACACAGCTTCTGTAGCTCGGAGTTCCTCATTTTCTTGAATTACACTTTGCAACTCAGTTTCTTTGTCCATCAAACTCTCCTTCAGTTTCATGCTCTCGGCCTTAGCTTGCCCAAGAGTTTCCTGCAGATAAATCACCTCAGCTTCAACCTCTTTAAGGCCTTCCCTTAGctgatcttcttcttcctttttggCACTAGCTTCTTCCTCATTTTGTTTGAGCAGATTCACCAACCTATTTAGTTCCTTTTCCATTgaagaattttcttcttctgatttCTTTACACAATCCAACAAATGAATCTCTTTTTCCCCCCACTCAGCTTTAGATTTCTCAAATTCATTCTTGGACTGTTGAATGGTGTTTGAAAGAAgctcaatttcatttttagcaTCATCAAGCATGGTTTCATACTTCTCATTTGTTGCTTTCAGgaccaattttaaattttctatttgggCCTCATAACCTTCAAGCTCATTTTGACTGGATAACAGTTTTTCTTTGGCTTCCCTTGCTTCTGCAGAGACTTCATGCAATGCTGAAGCTAAGCTTTCCATCGCCTTCTTGCTCTTCTCCTCTTCTTCCCGAGAATTCTCCAACTCGTTAATGAGCTTGTTTTTCTCTTCTAGCAGGTTCTGAACACTGGAAGCTGCAAGCTTCTCATTGTTTAAAGCTTGCACTTTCTCTTCCTTCACGGTTTCTAGCTCAGACTTCAAAGATTCAACTGTCTTATCCATTTCAGAAGTTTCGTTCTTCGCCATATCAAGACAACGATCCAATTCCTCTAGATCCCCTCTCTGTCTTCCAATTGTCATTTCCAACAACCCAACCTTCTCTTTAAGTGAAGCAATCTCAGATTCTGCTTCATGCAACAAATCATTGTTTTCCTCCAGTTGCCTCATGACTGAATCCAAAGATTCTGATGCTGATCTCTTCAATTTATGTGCCTCCTCAACCTGCATTTCTAATTCTTCTATCCTGGCTTTCCATTCCTCCATTAAATTATGAGCATATGATTCAGCCATCTTCGCAGCCTCTAGCTCAACGTTAAGCTCTTCAATTGAAGCTTCTCTTTCCATCAGCTTTTCCTCAATGctttttgatttttcaagttGTTCTTTCAAAAAACCTACCTCTTCTTCTAGCTTCAACAACATCTCATTTTCAATGGTCTCTGATTCACGCTTTGAATCAAGTAATGCCTTCAACCGGGACAACTCAGATGAGAGAATTTCCACTTTCTCAGCATGGATCTCAGCAATCCTAGTGGCATCATCAGCATGGCTCAATGCCTGGTTCTTAGCATCAGAAGTCATGGCCAGTTCCTGCTTTATCCTTTGCAGCTCTTGTGTGGTAGACAGAAGAGCAGCAACATCCAAAGCATGTTGATTCGTCACAGCTTCAATCTCTTTCTGCCattcctcttcctttttctgGGCTGCCTCTATTCCTGCCTGTTCCATTTCAACAGCCCGGAACTTCTCAATCTCAAAATCCTCCTCAGCTCGCTTTTGAGCCACCA includes:
- the LOC123205070 gene encoding WEB family protein At3g02930, chloroplastic-like, giving the protein MSTKSKSSLPETPSKPSPATPRVSKLSRGVAKSESDSHSPLQNSRLSVDRSPRSTNSKPTIDRRSPKVITTPPAKAGTPPERPQSRLVKGSELQAQLSLAQEDLKKAKDQIALIEKEKMQAIEELKEAQRVADEANEKLREAVVAQKRAEEDFEIEKFRAVEMEQAGIEAAQKKEEEWQKEIEAVTNQHALDVAALLSTTQELQRIKQELAMTSDAKNQALSHADDATRIAEIHAEKVEILSSELSRLKALLDSKRESETIENEMLLKLEEEVGFLKEQLEKSKSIEEKLMEREASIEELNVELEAAKMAESYAHNLMEEWKARIEELEMQVEEAHKLKRSASESLDSVMRQLEENNDLLHEAESEIASLKEKVGLLEMTIGRQRGDLEELDRCLDMAKNETSEMDKTVESLKSELETVKEEKVQALNNEKLAASSVQNLLEEKNKLINELENSREEEEKSKKAMESLASALHEVSAEAREAKEKLLSSQNELEGYEAQIENLKLVLKATNEKYETMLDDAKNEIELLSNTIQQSKNEFEKSKAEWGEKEIHLLDCVKKSEEENSSMEKELNRLVNLLKQNEEEASAKKEEEDQLREGLKEVEAEVIYLQETLGQAKAESMKLKESLMDKETELQSVIQENEELRATEAVSLKKVEELSKLLEEALTKKQTEENGELTDSEKDYDLLPKVVEFSEENGHASEDKSKMDLPPHPTKEEKKEDPKEKNNGFNDETVEKVAAKVENGNGKPKEDESKEKEDDSVEVEFKMWESCKIEKEFSPDRELEKESFEEEVNSKVDGSEIDQINGLSSTEHVEDGATSPTKQLQQKKKKPFMRKFGNLLKKKPTSNQK